In Electrophorus electricus isolate fEleEle1 chromosome 6, fEleEle1.pri, whole genome shotgun sequence, a single genomic region encodes these proteins:
- the hsd20b2 gene encoding very-long-chain 3-oxoacyl-CoA reductase has product MTEAAECDCLSSLLCFLGGATALCYLLKWTWRCVQGFRAYVLSEIWQTDLRRYGRWAVVTGATAGIGRAYAIELARRGLDVVLISRSSEKLHAIAKEIESQHGRQTRIIQADFTESQSIYPAIAKQLMGLEIGILVNNVGMNYAGMLVHFLDVPDPEQRITEVINCNIVSVTQMSRLILPCMVKRGKGLIINISSEAASQPQPMLTVYSATKIFVTYFSRCLHAEYQARGITVQCVTPFMVSTNMTHNIEVNPLVKSAASFARDALNTVGYSSFTSGCLSHALQHTVLSIFFPAWLRLSPFCMRHMEQFAQGMRPQIEERVAQQHNKDN; this is encoded by the exons ATGACAGAGGCTGCGGAGTGCGACTGCCTTTCGTCGCTCCTGTGCTTTCTAGGAGGCGCCACGGCGCTCTGTTACCTGCTCAAGTGGACGTGGCGATGCGTGCAGGGCTTCAGGGCATACGTTCTGTCAGAAATCTGGCAAACGGATTTGAGGCGTTACGGGCGGTGGGCAG tggtCACTGGAGCGACGGCGGGGATCGGCCGAGCTTACGCCATCGAG CTGGCCAGACGAGGCCTGGACGTTGTTCTCATCAGTCGTTCGTCGGAGAAGCTCCATGCCATTGCGAAAGAGATAG AGTCACAACATGGACGGCAGACCCGGATTATTCAGGCTGACTTCACAGAGAGCCAGTCCATCTATCCAGCTATCGCAAAGCAACTCATGGGCTTGGAGATCGGCATTCTGG TGAACAATGTTGGTATGAATTATGCTGGAATGCTGGTACATTTTTTGGATGTTCCTGATCCAGAGCAG AGAATCACTGAAGTGATCAACTGTAACATTGTGTCTGTCACCCAG ATGAGCAGACTGATTTTGCCATGCATGGTTAAAAG AGGTAAAGGCCTTATCATCAACATATCATCAGAAGCAGCATCTCAGCCTCAGCCCATGCTCACAGTGTACTCAGCCACGAag atatTTGTGACATATTTCTCTCGCTGCCTACACGCAGAATACCAGGCACGAGGAATCACTGTACAG TGTGTCACTCCGTTTATGGTCTCCACTAATATGACACATAACATAGAGGTGAATCCTCTGGTGAAGAGTGCAGCATCGTTTGCCCGAGATGCTCTCAACACCGTGGGTTACAGCTCTTTCACCAGTGGCTGCCTCTCACATGcgctgcag CACACGGTTCTGTCTATCTTCTTCCCTGCCTGGTTGCGGCTGTCTCCCTTCTGCATGCGACACATGGAGCAGTTCGCTCAGGGCATGCGGCCGCAGATAGAAGAAAGAGTGgcacaacagcacaacaaagACAACTGA
- the LOC118241561 gene encoding E3 ubiquitin-protein ligase lubel-like — MSLHVPVAVPKCPRCKGSDISKLDGQRALCRPCSRLRRGVYYFCWACRREWPTAAKAHAACSLAHCALRAALLSDKLIVDPDSSALGCPFFRACPQCKALLTHDGEGCADIICPQCKTEFCFRCLHQECLFELCDIVDNSRSLAALGL, encoded by the exons ATGAGCCTACACGTACCTGTCGCTGTTCCAAAG tgtCCACGCTGCAAGGGGTCAGATATCTCGAAGCTGGATGGGCAGCGTGCCCTGTGCCGCCCGTGTTCCAGACTGAGGCGTGGTGTGTACTACTTCTGCTGGGCGTGTCGGAGGGAGTGGCCCACAGCGGCTAAGGCACATGCTGCCTGCTCGCTGGCCCACTGCGCCCTCCGTGCTGCCCTGCTCTCCGACAAGCTCATCGTGGACCCCGACAGCTCGGCCCTGGGCTGCCCCTTCTTCAGGGCCTGTCCCCAGTGCAAGGCCCTGCTCACGCATGATGGGGAAGGCTGTGCCGACATCATCTGCCCTCAGTGCAAAACAGAGTTCTGCTTCCGCTGCCTTCATCAGGAGTGTCTTTTTGAATTGTGCGATATAGTGGATAACAGCAGGAGTCTGGCAGCCCTTGGTTTGTAG
- the LOC118241560 gene encoding E3 ubiquitin-protein ligase lubel-like: protein MSLHVPVAVPKCPRCKGSDISKLDGQRALCRPCSRLRRGVYYFCWACRREWPTAAKAHAACSLAHCALRAALLSDKLIVDPNSSALGCPFFRACPQCKALLTHDGKGCPNMVCPQCHAHFCFRCLRQRCYGIGVFALQQMLHEHCPETCTIVDNSRSLAALGL, encoded by the exons ATGAGCCTACACGTACCTGTCGCTGTTCCAAAG tgtCCACGCTGCAAGGGGTCAGATATCTCGAAGCTGGATGGGCAGCGTGCCCTGTGCCGCCCGTGTTCCAGACTGAGGCGTGGTGTGTACTACTTCTGCTGGGCGTGTCGGAGGGAGTGGCCCACAGCGGCTAAGGCACATGCTGCCTGCTCGCTGGCCCACTGCGCCCTCCGTGCTGCCCTGCTCTCCGACAAGCTCATCGTGGACCCCAACAGCTCGGCCCTGGGCTGCCCCTTCTTCAGGGCCTGTCCCCAGTGCAAGGCCCTGCTCACGCATGACGGGAAAGGATGTCCCAACATGGTCTGCCCTCAATGTCACGCACATTTCTGCTTCCGCTGCCTTCGACAAAGATGCTATGGCATAGGAGTTTTTGCTCTCCAGCAAATGCTGCATGAGCACTGTCCTGAGACGTGTACCATAGTGGATAACAGCAGGAGTCTGGCAGCCCTTGGTTTGTAG
- the LOC118241559 gene encoding E3 ubiquitin-protein ligase lubel-like, translating into MSLHVPVAVPKCPRCKGSDISKLDGQCALCRPCSRLRRGVYYFCWACRREWPTAAKAHAACSLAHCALRAALLSDKLIVDPDSSALGCPFFRACPQCKALLTHDGKGCPNMVCPQCHAHFCFRCLRQRCYGIGVFALQQMLHEHCPETCTIVDNSRSLAALGL; encoded by the exons ATGAGCCTACACGTACCTGTCGCTGTTCCAAAG tgtCCACGCTGCAAGGGGTCAGATATCTCGAAGCTGGATGGGCAGTGTGCCCTGTGCCGCCCGTGTTCCAGACTGAGGCGTGGTGTGTACTACTTCTGCTGGGCGTGTCGGAGGGAGTGGCCCACAGCGGCTAAGGCACATGCTGCCTGCTCGCTGGCCCACTGCGCCCTCCGTGCTGCCCTGCTCTCCGACAAGCTCATCGTGGACCCCGACAGCTCGGCCCTGGGCTGCCCCTTCTTCAGGGCCTGTCCCCAGTGCAAGGCCCTGCTCACGCATGACGGGAAAGGATGTCCCAACATGGTCTGCCCTCAATGTCACGCACATTTCTGCTTCCGCTGCCTTCGACAAAGATGCTATGGCATAGGAGTTTTTGCTCTCCAGCAAATGCTGCATGAGCACTGTCCTGAGACGTGTACCATAGTGGATAACAGCAGGAGTCTGGCAGCCCTTGGTTTGTAG